The Sulfurimonas aquatica genomic sequence ATTAGACCCTGTCCCTCTTGCATCTTATGTTGATAAAAATATATAATTAAACTTATAATTACAAGTACAAAGTTTAAGTAAGTCACTTGGTATAATGAGTAAGAGACTTCAATCAAACCTTGCAGTGGTGTCAGCATTATCATAAAAATCATAAAAAATAGCCAGTAACTACAGTACTTCTTGTCTTGTAGGTAAAGTAGGATTATGGGATATGTAAGTACCCATATATGCTTCATTTGAGAAGGTTCATATGCATATATAAGAAATAAAAAGAAGAGAGAAAACTGAAAGGTAATCATAAACGATACAAATTTCAGTCTCTCTTTATTCTGTCGTAAAAGAAAAATTAAAGCGATATTTATTAAAAGTAGAAAAATCTCTATAGGAACTATTATTCCTTGAACATCTTTAAGTATATTACCGATTAATCCAAATATTAAACCTGTGGATGATAAAAGTATTGCTACATTTACCATCTGAAATCTACCTCTAAGATCTAATTCAGACTCATCAAACTCCCAATTACTTGTAAAAAAATTATTTCTATTTATCATAACTATCCATTAAGGTAAGTATATCTTTTCTAAGAGTTCATTATACTCTGCGTTTACATTACTATCCAATGTAATGCCACCACCACTCTTATAAACATATCCTTCTTCATTTTTTTGTAAGAAGCGTATCATAACACCACTATCTAGCTTGTTTCCATCATATACACCAAACACTCCACTAAAAAAGCCTCTTTCATACTCTTCAACCTTCTCTATTATGGAGAGTGTACTCTTCTTTGGTGCGCCACTTATACTTCCTGCTGGCAAAATAGCTTCCAAAACATCTCCTATTTTCTCATGCCAAAATTCCCCTAACTCACCACTAATGTGTGAGCTAACCTGCAGTAACTCTTTTTTACCAGCATGGATGGACTCAACATATCTAAACTCTTCGACTTTTACGTCTTTGGCTACTATCGAGAGGTCGTTTCGAAGTAAATCAACAACCATTATGTGTTCCGCCATCTCTTTTGCATTG encodes the following:
- a CDS encoding aminodeoxychorismate synthase component I, whose translation is MKFSDLNSLGKRREPFLFITDFKAENLEVILLKDLESSDIDFCIDENFLHKKHDNKLEVQVIDFTQYKKKFEKIIDEIKSGNTYILNLTQATPVKTSLSLKEVYQCANARYKLRYKNEFVCFSPEKFIQIEDTKIHTFPMKGTIDASLPGAKNTILNNAKEMAEHIMVVDLLRNDLSIVAKDVKVEEFRYVESIHAGKKELLQVSSHISGELGEFWHEKIGDVLEAILPAGSISGAPKKSTLSIIEKVEEYERGFFSGVFGVYDGNKLDSGVMIRFLQKNEEGYVYKSGGGITLDSNVNAEYNELLEKIYLP